The genomic interval GTCCAGGACGTCGAGCAGATCGGCCATCATCCGGGGATTGAAGGCGTTGAGTTTCTCGGGCCGGTCGAGGGTGACGGTGAGGATCCGGTCCGCCACCTCGGCCCGTACGGTCTCGTACTCCTGCACCGGCATACGCGTCCTCCGTCACTCCGGCGAGCCGTTTCCAGAAAGCTTAATTAGTTATAGCATTCAACTCTACTGACTCGTTCGATGACGACTGATGGCGGTGGAGATGACGGACCTCTTGGTGACGGCCGTCGGGCCGGTCCGGCTGATCGAGCTGAACCGGCCGGACCAGCTCAACGCGATGAGCGAGGAGCTGCACGCGGGTCTCGCGTCGCTGTGGGACTCGCTCGCCGACGACCCGGAGGCCCGGGTGGTCGTGCTCACCGGGCGCGGCAGGGCGTTCAGCGCCGGGGGCAACTTCGACATCATGACCCGGGTCCAGCGCGACCGCGCCTTCCGGGAGCAGAACGTCGACGAGGCGCGGCGGATCATCACCGGCATGGTCCGTTGCCCGCTGCCGGTGATCGCGGCCGTCAACGGGCCCGCGGTGGGGCTCGGATGCAGCCTGGCGTTGCTGAGTGACCTGGTCCTGATGGCCGACGACGCCTATGTGGCCGACCCGCACGTCCAGATCGCGCTCGTCGCGGGTGACGGCGGTGCGCTCGTCCTTCCCCTGCTCGTCGGACTGACCCGCGCGAAGGAACTGCTGTTCCTCGGCGACCGGGTGAGCGCCGAGGAGGCCGTCCGGCTGGGCATCGCCAACCGCACCGTGCCCAGGGACAAGCTCCTGGACGAGGCCATGGATCTCGCCGGGCGGCTGGCCGCCCTGCCCGCGCAGGCGCTGCGCGAGACCAAGCGCGCGGTGAACCTGCACCTGGAGCAGGCGCTCACCACCGTGCTGGAACCCGCCCTGCTCGCCGAGCAGGAGACCATGCACTCGCAAGACCACATCGCCGTCGTCGAGAAGATCATCGCGTCCCGCGCCCGTCGCCGGACCGCCGGGGAGGGCTGAGGCATGGACTTCGCGTTCAGCGAGGAGCAGGAGGAACTGGGGCGCACCGTACGGGCGTTCCTGGCCCACACCTCGCCCGAGACCGAGACGCGGCGCCTGATGGAAACGCCCGAGGGCTTCGACCGGGCGCTGTGGCGCCGGATGGGGACGGAGCTCGGGCTGCAGGGTCTGGCGGTCCCTGAGGAGTACGGCGGTGCCGGGTGCGGGCCGGTCGAAGTGGGCGTGGTGATGGGGGAGATGGGCCGCGCGCTGCTGTGTGCGCCGTTCCTGTCCTCGGCCGTGCTGGCGACGACCACGCTGCTGCGCTGCGCCGACGAGGAGGCCCGCAAGCGCCTGTTGCCGAGCCTGGCCTGCGGTGAACTGGTCGGGACACTCGCCCTGACCGAGGACTCCGCCCGCTGGGACGCGGCCGGGGTCCGGCTCACCGCACGGGAGAGCAACGGGAGTTGGCTGCTGACCGGGCACAAGACGTTCGTCCTGGACGGTGCCACCGCCGATGTCGTCCTCACCGTCGCCCGCATCGAGAACGCCACCGACGACGGCATCGGGGTGTTCTGCGTGGAGGGCGACGCGCCCGGCCTGACCCGTGCGCCGCTGCCCACGATGGACCCGACCCGCCGCCAGGCCCGCCTCGACTACCAGGACGTACCGGCGACCCGGCTGCGGACGCACGGCGACGGATGGGACCTGGTCTCGGAGGTGCTCGACCGGGCCGCGGTGGCGCTGGCTGCCGAGCAGGTCGGGGTGGCTTCCCGCGCGCTCGACATGGCGGTGGAGTACGCCAAGGTGCGCCACCAGTTCGGGCGGCCCATCGGTTCCTTCCAAGCCGTGAAACATCTGCTCGCCGACGTCCTTCTGGAGGTGGAGTCGGCGCGCGCCGCCGCCCACTACGCCCTGCTCGCCGCGGAGAACTCGGAGAGCGCCGACCCGGAGCTGCCCGCCGTGGCGAGTCTGGCGAAGGCGTTCTGTTCCGACGCGTGTGTACGGGCGACGGAGGAGAACATCCAGGTGCACGGCGGCATCGGCTTCACTTGGGAGCACCCGGCCCACCTCTATCTGAAGCGGGCCAAGACGTCACAGCTGCTGTTCGGCGATCCGGCGTACCACCGGGAGCTGCTCGCACGGAGAATCGGCATGGACAAGGACAAGGGAGCGGCATGAAGGTCGACGGCAAGCTCAACGTGTGGAGCACCGCGGAGGTCGTGGAGGAGGCCCGGCACCACGAGAAGGCCGGCTACGACGGTCTGTGGGCGTCGGAGTCCAAGCACGACCCCTTCCTGCCGCTGGTGCTGGCGGCCGAGCACACCGACCGCCTCGAGGTGGGGACGGCCATCGCGGTGGCCTTCGCCCGCTCCCCCATGCAGCTCGCGTACACCGCGCACGACCTGCAGACCTACGCCGGCGGACGGTTCTCACTCGGTCTCGGCAGCCAGATCAAGCCGCACATCGAGCGGCGCTTCGACATGCCGTGGAGCCGGCCCGCGGCCCGCATGCGGGAGTACGTGAGCGCGCTGCACGCGATCTGGGCCGCGTGGAACGAGGGCGAGAAGCTCGACTTCCGCGGCGACTTCTACTCGCACACCCTGATGTCGCCCTTCTTCTCTCCGCCGCCCGCTCCCGGCGGCGCGCCCAAGGTGTTCGTGGCCGCTGTCGGCCAGGCGATGACCCGGGTGGCCGGCGAGGTCGCCGACGGGCTTCTCGCGCACGGCTTCACCACCGAGCGGTACCTGCGGGAGGTGACCCTGCCGACCGTGGAGGCGGGTCTGACCGCGTCCGGCCGTACGCGGGCCGACTTCGCCGTCTCCCATCTGCTGCTGACCGCGACCGGCCGCACGGAGGAGGAGATGACCCGCGCGATCGACGGCACCCGCGCCCAGATCGCCTTCTACGGCAGCACACCCGCCTACCGCGGGGTGCTGGAGCTGCATGGCTGGGGCGAACTCGGCGACGAGCTGCACGCGTTGTCGACGTCCCGGCGCGAGGACAAGTGGGAGGCGATGAGCCGCCTCGTCGACGACGAGGTGCTGCATGCCTTCGCGGTCGTGGCAGAACCGGCGCGGGTCGCGGGCGAGATCCGGCGCCGGTACGGGGCGCTGGTCGACCGGGTGTCCTTCTACACGGCGTACGAGATCGACGCCGAGGTGTGGGAGCCCATCGTGCAGGAGCTGCGCACACCCGAGTGACGGTCAGCCGAGCAGGTCCAGGACGGTGGTCATGGACCTGTTCTGCAGCAGGTAGTCCTCGGCCTCCTGGAGATGGAGACGCCACAGTTCCTCGGCGGCCTCGGTCCGGCGCGCGGCGACCAGGTCGACGAGCGCGCCGTGGGCACGGAAGCCCCGTCGGTTGGCCCGTACGTTCTCGGGGCTGCCTGCGTCCAGGTCGACGTGGGACCAGTTCGCCTGGTCGATGATGTGCCGGACCATGCCGTTGAGGACGCTCAGCGTCTCGTTGCCCGCCAGTTCGACGACCAGGGCGTGGAACTCCATGTGGGCACGGATGAAGGCCGAGGG from Streptomyces sp. CC0208 carries:
- a CDS encoding enoyl-CoA hydratase/isomerase family protein, producing the protein MTDLLVTAVGPVRLIELNRPDQLNAMSEELHAGLASLWDSLADDPEARVVVLTGRGRAFSAGGNFDIMTRVQRDRAFREQNVDEARRIITGMVRCPLPVIAAVNGPAVGLGCSLALLSDLVLMADDAYVADPHVQIALVAGDGGALVLPLLVGLTRAKELLFLGDRVSAEEAVRLGIANRTVPRDKLLDEAMDLAGRLAALPAQALRETKRAVNLHLEQALTTVLEPALLAEQETMHSQDHIAVVEKIIASRARRRTAGEG
- a CDS encoding acyl-CoA dehydrogenase family protein; the protein is MDFAFSEEQEELGRTVRAFLAHTSPETETRRLMETPEGFDRALWRRMGTELGLQGLAVPEEYGGAGCGPVEVGVVMGEMGRALLCAPFLSSAVLATTTLLRCADEEARKRLLPSLACGELVGTLALTEDSARWDAAGVRLTARESNGSWLLTGHKTFVLDGATADVVLTVARIENATDDGIGVFCVEGDAPGLTRAPLPTMDPTRRQARLDYQDVPATRLRTHGDGWDLVSEVLDRAAVALAAEQVGVASRALDMAVEYAKVRHQFGRPIGSFQAVKHLLADVLLEVESARAAAHYALLAAENSESADPELPAVASLAKAFCSDACVRATEENIQVHGGIGFTWEHPAHLYLKRAKTSQLLFGDPAYHRELLARRIGMDKDKGAA
- a CDS encoding TIGR03617 family F420-dependent LLM class oxidoreductase, with translation MKVDGKLNVWSTAEVVEEARHHEKAGYDGLWASESKHDPFLPLVLAAEHTDRLEVGTAIAVAFARSPMQLAYTAHDLQTYAGGRFSLGLGSQIKPHIERRFDMPWSRPAARMREYVSALHAIWAAWNEGEKLDFRGDFYSHTLMSPFFSPPPAPGGAPKVFVAAVGQAMTRVAGEVADGLLAHGFTTERYLREVTLPTVEAGLTASGRTRADFAVSHLLLTATGRTEEEMTRAIDGTRAQIAFYGSTPAYRGVLELHGWGELGDELHALSTSRREDKWEAMSRLVDDEVLHAFAVVAEPARVAGEIRRRYGALVDRVSFYTAYEIDAEVWEPIVQELRTPE